The Paenalcaligenes faecalis genome has a window encoding:
- a CDS encoding AAA family ATPase, producing MDFENSVPELSVSIKDVFGFDSPLKVNAFAQTSEYVPKIDEAYRFDPEVTLSLLAGFNNNRRVLVQGRHGTGKSTHIEQVAARLNWPCMRVNLDGHISRLDLVGKDTIRLEDGLQVTAFQEGVIPWALQRPVALIFDEYDAGRPDVMFVIQQILEQDGRFTLLDQNKVLTPHPYFRIFATSNTVGLGDSTGLYHGTHRLNHAQMDRWNIVANLNYLAPDQEAAIVRGRVPAKDYEQGRKDIDAMVALANLTRNAFAAGDISTLMSPRTVITWAENCTIFKDKQRAFAVSFLNKCDESEHTMIAELYQRCFNEELSL from the coding sequence ATGGATTTTGAAAACTCAGTTCCGGAACTAAGCGTATCGATTAAAGACGTTTTCGGTTTTGACAGCCCTTTGAAGGTCAACGCATTTGCACAAACCTCTGAGTATGTGCCCAAGATCGACGAGGCCTACCGATTTGACCCTGAGGTCACTTTATCGCTATTAGCTGGGTTCAATAACAACCGCCGAGTCTTAGTGCAAGGCCGCCATGGCACTGGCAAATCTACGCACATTGAACAAGTGGCAGCTCGACTAAATTGGCCATGTATGCGAGTAAATCTAGATGGTCATATCAGTCGCCTGGATTTAGTTGGCAAAGACACGATTCGACTTGAAGACGGCTTACAGGTCACGGCTTTTCAAGAGGGAGTTATACCTTGGGCCTTGCAACGCCCTGTGGCATTAATTTTTGATGAGTACGATGCAGGTCGCCCTGATGTCATGTTTGTAATTCAGCAAATTTTGGAACAAGACGGACGTTTTACACTTTTAGATCAGAATAAAGTATTAACGCCTCATCCTTATTTCCGTATTTTCGCTACATCAAACACAGTAGGTTTAGGCGATAGCACAGGGCTCTACCACGGTACTCATCGCCTCAACCACGCACAAATGGATCGATGGAACATTGTGGCTAATCTTAATTATTTAGCTCCAGATCAAGAGGCAGCCATTGTTCGTGGACGAGTTCCAGCTAAGGATTATGAGCAAGGACGCAAGGATATTGACGCCATGGTTGCCTTAGCAAACCTCACTAGAAACGCCTTTGCTGCAGGGGATATTTCCACCTTAATGTCACCGCGTACGGTGATTACCTGGGCCGAAAACTGCACCATCTTTAAAGATAAACAGCGAGCTTTTGCTGTGTCTTTTTTAAATAAATGTGATGAGTCTGAGCACACAATGATTGCTGAGCTCTATCAACGTTGCTTTAACGAAGAGCTCTCTTTATGA